The DNA sequence AAGGTGacacaccacattaacagaacgATGGACAAAAAAAACAtgttatctcaatagatgcagaaaaagaacgTGATAAACTACAACATCTTTTCATGGTACAAATTCTTagcaaattaggtatagaaggaaagtacctcaacacaataaagaccACATCTGGCAAATCACAGTTAACATAATGCTCAAGCAGGAAAACGTgaatttttcctctaaaatcaagaacaagacaatGATGTCcattatcaccacttctattcaatatagtgctgaaagtcccagcctgagcaattagacaagagaaaaagataaatcacatccaaattggaaaggaggaactTAAATTGACCTTGTTTGCAGacacacaattttaaatatagaacaccttaaagactccaccaaaaaaaaaaaaacctattagaacTAATGAATGAATGCCTTAAAGTTACatgatataaaatcaacacacaaaaatcagtagcatttctatgcaCTAACAACAAagtattaagaaaacaatcctttttataacacttaccaaaaaaaaaaatacttagggataTATTTAACTGGGGTCTGCAAAAAGACAATCACTCTAACACAAAAATGCAGCAAATCATACGCAAAATCCCTCAAGCCATAACCTTCCTCTGCTCTTCACACTTTGGGACGGGCAGGTACTACTATTTTAAGGAAGCAGATAGATCGGAGACCTTACCTCGTTTTTCAGTGCTATCAAACACCCCAAAAAGTTTCTTTAGCAACCAGATTCCAGGAGCATTTTCTCTCCTCTTGAAAGCCCATCACTCCCACCACTCAAGGAACAGAGTAATTAGGGGCCTAATGAAACAGCCCCACCAAGGCAGCAGCCACCAACCTGTTGGGGAGAGAGAGCAGAGGCAGAACCGCTTTCAGCACCAGGAGCATTCCCCGCTGCACTATGGGGGCCGCCATCTTGGCGCATACCAAACAGAAAGTCGGGGGGAGGGGTGTCTGTTCATAAAAATTTACATGGTTTGTGTGACTTTCATTTCCCTTTGTTGCTGACCTAAAGAAACACACCTTATAACTGGCCCTCCAAAACCCAATTTTATGTGCTTTGAAACCATTCACAGTTTGAGATGTTGCTTTTTAGATGTTGTTTATAGAGACGAGCTGTTGCTAGGTTGCGCAGGCTCCTCTCCAACTcgggggctcaagtgatcctcctgcctcagcctcccaaagtgttggaattacaagcatgagtcaccatgcctggcctgggaTGTTGcttttaaatacatgtatttaaaaatgtcagaGACAAACATTTCAAAgcaataatacattaaaatagtgGTTCTTAATTGTGTGAACTGTTTTTGAAAGTCATACATGTAATGATGGTCTTCCAAGTCATTGTAGACAGAATAAATAATATGTCTGACCTATGCATGTTCTTCTGTTTTTCGAATGTACCTATGTTATCCTgtgaataacaaaatataaattaattttatatcacTGTATACATAGtgatttttatcaaaatgaatttttatacatAGTGgatattttaccaaatattatAGCATGAGGGATTAGGTTAGgccaaatattttgattattaataaACAGATGTCCTCATATCCTTAGAAAGTGTAGTAGGAAATTGAATCAGACTTGTGCAGTATTTTTCTCATTAGGATGGGCTTCTGGCCTCTGTTTGATACTGTTGTTCTACCTTACTGTCTCAAAGGAAATTGTCTCTCTGCTGCCTTCTGTTTTGGTTACTTTGCCCAAGTTAATTACACAGACAATTCATTAGTGATGTTTGAATCTGGTCACTAAGGATCTTTTACTTTATTCATTGAGGTGATCCCAATGCACCTCCAAGAGatagagaagaaaacataaatattgttattttgtgTGTAGAAAATCTAACTCCCTACTTAGAAAGATCAGAGCATCTACTTTTCTCAAACCAAAAGAAATTCTTTTGTTCTCCCTTACATTAAATTTTCTTACCATCATAACAGAGAccaaagaaaatgtttccaagttttaaaataagaaagaatctcTAAAGAGACTTTTTATATGATGTGAAAATGAGAAACTAGGAGACCTCAAGACCCCAGAAGATGCCTGTATAGGAAGTCATGTTAAACCAACACAAAGCCATGTCTTTCTTAACACAACACAGATAAACCCACTAGGGAGCTGccacctgaaactatgaaaaatttttgaaagagtaAGTACTGTAAGGTCAATAtgacaattattttctcttttgagagataagggaaagaaatatttgtttgtatattcttctgtaattttgttaattaagcttgtttcaatattttaacatGGAAAACTGTAGTAGACATGCTTTGAAACTATTAAACAACCCTTTGATAAGACTAATGTCATAGCAAACATATACTTATGCATCCCTATGTGGTAATTTGTGCAGTGTAATTTAAAAGACACACAAATCCTTAGaatatattccaaaataataAGATTACATTGAttacaattttaacattttctaaattgtaaatgttattttatgattaaaagtttatgcaaaaataatacatttcctCTTATTAGTTCAACAAAAATGTTCCTTTAATACCTAAGTGAGACAAATTATTAATAGGTCTTTATTTTGTTCATGATGCTTTGCAGAAAATGATCAAGGTGGAGAAGACTATTTCACGGAGACAGTTTTTGCCTGGTGTGTATTCAGAGGGGAAAGTATGAAAAAGGAGATGATGGAAAGGATGCGAATTCTTAGTTACTTCATACTTTGTTCTACTTATTGCACTTATTGCACATTCTGTGATCTTTAAATAGTTCGGAGGTAATTAGTTCTTAAATAAACCAAAATCAAAGAATAAGGCATAGTATATTATCAGTACACTATTTTActtgtataaaagaaaaataataaattgattttatcTAACAAAGTCAAAAATAggattttcataaaagaaagagaattgaGGGGATACGGAAAATCTCAGagaatttgaaaacaaagaactctgtttttctttcctggaatAAGATGATGTGAGAGGCTTGCAAAGAGACCAGTCTTTGGGGAACAGAGGGGTCATCAAAGGAAACAGTTTTAGTTTTATGGAGTTTCACTAAGAAGTGTGTGTGACAGGCTGCAATATTGGCCAGTATGTTTTGTTAATGTCTTGACCCTAGTTATGCCAGGTCTGCACCATTGCCCTTGAAAGAGATGTTCATTAGGTTTCCTGCATTAGTGTCCATGTCCCTGTGATGTCCCTTTAAAACAAAGAGGGCCCTACCATATGTACCTCATGGGATTTTATAAGACACATGTCCATAGGAAGGAGGAATTTATTTTCCCCGACCCAGAGGACTCATGATATTtgcagtcatttttaaaatgcaaactgaGTGAAAAATCATTCATGTAACAAACTAATTTGTATCTCCTGGGGAGATACCGTTTTATTCAGTCATGGAGAAATAGCAAGAACCCTAGAGACTGTGTTTTCAGATAAGACATGTTCATAGCTACCATCATAAATAATCAATGCTGGCTGAGGACAAGGAGCAATTATTGCTCCATGAACAGAAATAGTGTCATTTCCTCTTGCTGAGGAATGCACATAATGGTGAGAGATGACGTCAACAAAATGAGAccaataatgcaaataaaaggtGTCAGTATTTTGTCATCCTTATTTGTGTCTGAAATTATAATGTAAACATATAAATtaggtgattttttaaatgatataaggGACAACACTGATGGGTAATAGAGACGATGTTGAGGTTGAGCAACAAACTTCCTTAATTGTGTAGGTGGTTCTCACATGTAAATATGCATATGAAACTAAATCATTATACTGCAATtattctaatttctaatttcttcacTAGCATCTGACCTCACTTGCTTACTGCCTGGCTAAAATTTATTAAGCTTTGAGTCCCAGAAATATGTATGTGTGACAAATAACTTTGATGATTCTAATTCAAAGAACTATAAACTAAACACTAAACAACCTAGTCAAATGCAAGTATTTCTGGAAGAAGATAGGAAAGCATTAGGCAAATGCTACAGTGAAAATCTTATTATAAATCAAATGAGTCTTATAATACAGAGCCTAGCCTGGTGCCTGGTTAATAGTAGACACTGTATGGAATAGTTAAATTTAAACTAGCCTGCTTCATATTTTCCAGTAGCCAGGTGGAAGCAAGTTCTTTCATAGAATTAAGCAGATATACTCTAACAGGATGGAGAAGAGCAAAAAGGATCTGGAGCTGCTTAACTCCTTGGAAAGAGTGGAGGAAGAGACTATCAAAATGAAGCACTGCATGCAATAAATGCACACAGCTAGTATACCTCAAGGAACCAGGCAAAAGGAGGTTCAGAATTTAGGAAGGGGAGTACGGAGAACAAAGGCTATGGAGGCAAATTTTACATTTGTCACAACTTgtcttctgaaaaagaaaatatattcacctTTAGTCAATATGAtataaagactgaaaaaaaagaagtaaatatgtCATTGTgtttctgaagagaaaaaaagagataagaggCTGGTTAAACTTAAAGTTTGGATAAAGGATCATGTGGGAAGGTTAGAAGTAGAAAAGGGCAAAGTAGAAGTCCAATAATTAAGTAGGTAAATTTTGTCTTTAAGTCACTCAGAATAAACATTTTATCTCCTTTCCAAACGATATTGTTGAACTAGTGCCTGTAGATGTGATCCACTAATAGCCTATTCACACACAAATAAGACCAGTGGGGGTGGAATCAAATATTGCTTTGCAGAATATGCCACAACCTGTTAATAGTTATGGAAGTTACAATTTATCTAGTCTTATGGTCCtcagtatatacattttaacagctttattaaagtataatatatgtacaaaactgcacatttttaatgtattaaatttgatgagtttggacatatgcacACACCCAtggaaccatcaccacaatcaaggtattAAATATATCCATTACCCTCAAAGTTTATTTGTGCATCAATTTAGCTTTagtgggtttttatttttggtttttctttttttttttttagtttttaggagttctttaataaaaaatttattgtgaTATCTACCCTCTTAAACTTTTTCAGTGCACAATGTGCTGTTGCTAACTATAGGCACCATATTGTGCAGCAGATCtttagaacttactcatcttgcataactgaaatttataACTATTGAACAGCAATTCTCCATTTTCCCATCCCTTCATCCTCTGGCTGCTAAGATTCTAACTCTGTATTTCTATGACTTTGGCTGTTTgaaatacctcatataagtggaatcatgcagtgtttgcCCTTCTGTAgctggctaatttcacttaacatagcaTCTTCTATGTTCTTCTATGTCATTACATAttacaggattttcttctttttaaaactgaaaaaatatttcattgtttttaaatgccacattttatttatccattcatctgttgatggacatttgggttgtttccatatcttggctattgtgaacaatgttcaatgaacatgggagtgtaggtAGTTCTTTGAGATccttatttctgttcttttacatATACACCCAGAAATGGGATTATTAGATCATAAGATCGTATACTAGtcctatttgaaatttttttaggAACTATTTATGCTGTTGTCTATGGTGGCTGcaccgttttacattcccaccaacagtgtacatgCATTTCTCCATTACTCACAAAAAGTTAtcttttgtttcgttttgttttttaatttttttttgtaaaagccATCTTAataagtgtgaggtgatatctcattgtggttcaatttgcatttccttagtgattagtgatgttgagcatattttcgtacacctgttgaccatttgtatgccttctttgtagaaatgtctattcaatgcctttgcccatttttaaattcaattgcTTTTGGGGGGGGGAGCTACTAAATTGTAGGAATTTTTAACGTAATTTAGAGATTAACCACTTAGCAGATGTatggtgtgcaaatattttctcccattttgtaagtTGTTTTCTAAATCTGCCAGTATTCTCAAAATTATtactgtttgcttatttgtttattttagaaaatataaggatGAGTAATACTTTTGTAACAATTGTTAGAAAGCTAAGCAGTCACAATTATTTTTTGACTGTGTCTGATTCCAAACTCCTGAGAATTCCAATATAACAAAGAATCTTAACCATGATTACACCTCCTGGAGGGTAGCAGAAATTACTGGAAAagagaagtttttttaaaactaaactttTCCTACCCATGTATCCCTTAACTCATCCTGTAGCTGGCTCCCACTCACTGCAAAAGGAGAAATCCCCTGCTATTGTAGGATTGTGTGTTCTTTACCTCCAAAGTGTTGGGACATGAGAAACTTAGAATGCTGTGATACTTTAGGAAAAGCTGAACAATACTTTACAGACTTTATGACTGTTCCAGCCTAAAAAAGTGTGATgatattatttttcccttataAAAAGTAGATTTAGTAGTTTTTCTCTATGCTAAGTAATTTTGTTTCTCTACAAACACTACTCACTGAGTTTGGTTCTGGGTAGCATGTAGAACTAGACATCTAAATGAACTTTCTAATATGTGTAAAAAGACATGAGTggatttaatattttgtatatgaaAAGGCTATTTCACTAAatactttcaaattatattaattagCAAATGTACTGGGAATGTTGGCATGAAAGAAATGGATTTTAGGATATAAGTGGTAAAGTAAACTATTTAAACTGACAAAAAAAGATTCTACCTtggaaataatcataaatatagcAGTAATTCTAATCTTCACATTGCAGCATGAGCCTTCTACCTATCAGTATTGTCtgaaactttaaaacaatttttttaaaaattttaaactttaaaaaaaattctactttttaaaagataaaaatacaagtTAAGTCAATTTAATAAAAGGTACAtgaactcattcattcaaaaattattgaaCACGTTTATGTGTTAGGCACAGTTTCTGCACCAACAGGATATaacagagaaagaacaaagcctCAGTTCTTAGAGTTAATTTTCTAGTGACTCTAAAGATCCAGTGATCCTAAGAATATTAGGATATTCTTGAAATTCTTGGATGTATCCATACATATGATCTATGTGAATTCCAGCTGATTTTAGTGAAATAAGATAACCCAGCGTCTCTCAGATAAGAGGAATAAGTCTTCAggtcagccttgaaaaagaaagGCAAGTGGAAAGTAAAACAACCTCAGTCTCTAAAAAATGGTATATGGGGATCAGATtctggaagtaaaaaaaaaaaacaattctaagtACCTAACAAGGAAGGGGTCAGGAGAGATGATTACCAGAAACAAGTGTACAAACAACAACAGATAGGGAATTATAATATTAAGGGTAAAGAGTAGTTCACAGGCCAAAGAAAAACTCTGGAAAAGATACTAGAAAAAAAGGAGTTGCAGAGCTTAGAATTGAAATTATTCAGGCCTTTTGTTTAAGAACACACTCAGAATGACAGCACAGTTTGAAACAGATGTGAACATGAGAACTTTGAACCCACTGACCAGACTAGGCATTAAAGAATGTATCTTACTCTTGGTATATAGACAACtgtgttttatttcatcattaaatttattaagaacCCTGTATATgccagatataaaagaaaatatgagtatGCAAGATGTTGtctctattttaaagtttatagaaACATACAGGAGAAATGTATACAATGTGATGTATTTCAAGACAGGGTAAGTAGCAGGTACTTGAAAAGAACGTAGGAGCATAATTTCACATTAACTGTGTGAGTAAATGAAAATTTCCTTGAGGAGCTGATacctaaacagaatcctaaagGACATATAGGCATTAGTAAGTCAAAAAATTCCCCTCTGCAGAGGAGATGCCATGTAGAAAATAAGAATTGGGAGTAGTCAATGTTAGTGAAACTTAAGtcataaggaagaaaggaaagaatacgGCAAGTGATAAAATGGGAAAATCAAGGAAAGTCCTGTCCATGAAGAGCCTTGAAGTCTACACAAAAGATATTAATCTACATCAAGAAATAATAACACCAGAAGAAGAGAAAGCTTAGAATATGACTACCTAGAGCATGTATTAATAGTAAGTAATAATGAGATGTCTGTGGAACATCCAATTTGTGTTGTATACTTAGGGATGCTTTTTACAAAAGATGTATCTGGTCTTTGAAATATATCACACAAATGATAATTAAATCAATTGGCCTAGGTGACATCACCCTCGGCAAGTAGAGAGTAAGAAGAATggcaaacagaaaacaagaagtcAGGGGTCTGAAGATAGATTATTGGGGAATATCAATATCTCACAGATGAAGAGAGAAGAGACTAAAAAGAGAGACACAAAAGATCTACAACTAGGAAGACTATCAGAATGATGGCATGGAACCCACTTAAGGAatgattgaaatattatttttcaatgcTATGGCAATGCCAGGCAAGATAAAAACTAAACTGTGCTCTTAGCTTCAACAGTAATGAAGTCCTTGTAGGTGTTAGGAAAGCCATAGGAGGTAGAAATGAAAGTGAGGGCACAAAGGGTTAACAAGCCTAAATTGAGTGGGAGTCAGATAATAAGGAGACATTCAAgtctttttaaaggaattattaaCATAATGAAAAAAGACACAGCCTAGAAGACTATATTTAGCCATGTTAATTATAGATTAGCTTCTGGGGCTTTGAGAGAAAAGGAACTACAGTCAGATAACTGAACGTAAAATGATAGCATGTGAAAATATTCCTTTTGTAAATACCTTAACCCAAGTTTTTCTCACACTATAGATAAAACAGCTTTACATCAAACTATCTATATTCTCTGTGTTGAGTATGAGGAAtgccaacaaagaaaaacaaagagaccAGGGAAAGGCTCTTTAAGTCCAGTGTTATATCAttgctatttgtttgttttccaggaGAAATGCATCTTTCCCTTAGAACAATCCTTGAATAATAACAATTGAAGAGAATTTACATTCTTAATTACCTGTATATCTCCTATATCCAGAGTTTGTCTTGGACAAAGAACTTTTAAGTACTCATGAAATGACATCATCATTTTCTGACCCATTTTTAAGTCTCATCCACGTAATGATCTACAATCAGACGCATTTGTAAATTCTACGGGGCAAggaatgaccaaaaaaaaagttagacTGTTTTACAATAACATGAATTCTAAAGAAAACCTCCACTGTTTATACATAAAATTCAGAAAGACTATTGGAATAGTGGAGGTATTGATTATTATGCGAAGGGTGAAAATAAATGTAGGCTGGTTGTTTGGCCTCTGCATATATAGCCTTTTGCTATAGAAATTGAATATCTCTCTTCTCATAAATCTTGATTTTTACATGAGGATTGGTTAGATATCGAAGGTCAGTGATGAGAAACCACACAGCAGTAACAACTTTCATCCTGCTGGGGCTGACAGATGACCCACAGCTGCAAGTTCTGCTTTTCATCTTTCTATTTCTCACCTACATGTTGAGTGTAACAGGGAACCTGACTATTATCACCCTCACCTTGGTGGACCACCACCTAAAAACTCCTATGTACTTTTTCCTCAgaaatttttccttcttagaaGTTTCATTTACCACAGTCTGTATTCCTAGATTCCTCTATAGTATAGCAACTGGAGACAACACCATTACCTACAATGCTTGTGCaagtcaaatattttttgttattttctttggagCAACAGAATTTTTCCTCTTGGCAGCCATGTCCTATGACCGCtacgtggccatctgcaaaccccTTCATTATATGATCATCATGAACAATAGGGTGTGCACCTTATTAGTCCTCTGCTGTTGGGTGGCTGGACTGATGATTATTGTCCCACCACTTAGCTTGGGCCTCCAGCTTGAATTCTGTGATTCCAATGCCATTGATCATTTTAGCTGCGATGCAGGTCCCCTCCTAAAGATCTCGTGCTCAGATACATGGGTAATAGAACAGATGGTTATACTTGTGGCTGTATTTGCACTCATTATCACCCTAGTCTGTGTGATTCTGTCCTACTCATATATAATCAGAACAATTCTGAGATTCCCCTCTGttcagcaaaggaaaaaagcctTTTCCACCTGTTCATCCCACATGATTGTTGTTTCCATTGCCTACGGAAGCTGCATCTTCATCTATATCAAGCCCTCAGCAAAGGACGAGGTGGCCATAAACAAAGGAGTGTCTGTGCTCACTACTTCTGTGGCACCCTTGTTGAATCCCTTCATTTACACCTTGAGAAACAAGCAAGTGAAACAGGCCTTCAATGCCTCTATAAAGATGATTGCATTTCTCTCAAAGAAGAAGTTTTGATGAAttagaatgaaatgaaagaagaaagctcCCTAAATATTGTCCTacttctggcttatttcattttgttctgcaCACAATTCAGTCATATTAACCTTCTCAGTAGCATTTAATATTGCATCCTGATCTCATCTTTATCAAACTACTTATTCTTTCAAAACAAGCCTATACATAGTGTTTTCCCtcattgtgaaattaaaaaatatatttttaagaaattacatttttctgcACCTCTGACTCAAGTCTTTTCTTCATTATtctagggaagaaaataaagtaataatgcTTAAAAGTATACAAATTATCTAGAAGTTAATTTATGTAGTAATAGTACTAGTTTCTCTAATACAAAGTcttcaaaattatatattaaattcaagaatcaaacaaaaagtagaaaatacagcagaaatatattaaatataaattaaaccaaATAAGGCATTCTGGACCaattaaaataattggaaataatatattaatagtagtttAAGATTAATTACAattgaagaaatggaaacatCTTCACTATCACTAGTAAGATGCATTAGTTCTTTCTTTACATTACATGAGAGAGGAACTTCACTTAAAAGATGTATGTTTagtttaaaacaaatgtaaacatAAAGTCACTTATTATGAGTTATAAAATCAGAGTAGATATATAAGAGCAAATTGGAACACCAAAATTTAATTGCTCATGAAATAAGACAACTATTTACATCAACAGAAAGGGAACTAAAAGATTTAAGTAGATATTGAGGATATACAACTAGaacagatagaaaaaaatgaaaaactacaaaTGGGAATAAATATTGGAATTATATCAAAAGgacaattaaagaaatattaacaaattaaagagGTTACAGTTTTAAGCTATTAATAgtggttattaaaatattttttttttttttttttgttgagacagagtctcactttgttgcccaggctagagtgagtgccgtggcgtcagcttagctcacagcaacctcaaactcctgggctcaagcgatcctactgcctcagcctcccgagtagctgggactacaggcatgcgccactatgcccggctaattttttctatatggattttttttttaggtgtccatataatgtctttctatttttagtagagacggggtctcgctcaggctggtctcgaactcctgaccttgagcaatccacccgcctcggcctcccagagtgctaggattacaggcgtgagccaccgcgcccggcctaaaatattaaatgtagttCATTGCTTctcagcaaaacaaagaaaattaaatgagtttctACTGATAATGCTCTCccctttttaattattatatctaAGATAATTACTTCTACAGGCTAACAAACACTACAAAGACTAAATTGTTAAAGGAAAGTTGGAAAAATACCTTGTATTAAATTACAAACtcaggaattatttattttaaatactaaaagtGGGCTTTGA is a window from the Eulemur rufifrons isolate Redbay chromosome 16, OSU_ERuf_1, whole genome shotgun sequence genome containing:
- the LOC138396790 gene encoding olfactory receptor 6C2; translated protein: MRNHTAVTTFILLGLTDDPQLQVLLFIFLFLTYMLSVTGNLTIITLTLVDHHLKTPMYFFLRNFSFLEVSFTTVCIPRFLYSIATGDNTITYNACASQIFFVIFFGATEFFLLAAMSYDRYVAICKPLHYMIIMNNRVCTLLVLCCWVAGLMIIVPPLSLGLQLEFCDSNAIDHFSCDAGPLLKISCSDTWVIEQMVILVAVFALIITLVCVILSYSYIIRTILRFPSVQQRKKAFSTCSSHMIVVSIAYGSCIFIYIKPSAKDEVAINKGVSVLTTSVAPLLNPFIYTLRNKQVKQSFQNLLKICLSTNL